acatATTTGGTTTGCATAGGAATGTAAACcaaagtttgtttaattttctaattatatCCACATGaaatcatatataaaaaattatgcatttaatgctatattgtaattctaaattgttattgaggacaaaatggtcataaaaaatgtgcatttaatgttggctcattttctcaaactttcccatgaggaAGGAAAATAGAACCCAATGGGGAAGGAGAGTTAAGGAGGGTTTCACTTTCCCCTTACTTTCCCATGTGTCAGGCAACCATTTCCCATGCATGAACTTATCAAACATTAGAAAGtaattgatttctcattccCAAGcctcccatgaaccaaacgagCCAAAGGTAATGGATAAAAATTTAGGGCGATTATTTAGAAGCTGTTTGGGCCCATATTTAGCACGCCAAAGTCCAAAAGACAGGCCCATGATAAAATtacctgcccagcccaaagacttgagaataacaaaaatagggtccagacagattgggcttcacaccaaaaatattgaaaacaaaacctcagcccaaagaaagccCAAACGTGGAAACTTTCAAATGGGCTTCAGAGATCAGCCCGTAATTTTTGTTaggttcaaacccaagggatcaaagacacacccacgtgatCGCCTCAACcttgaaaagtcagcaattccaactaagtttaaaaatatgagagggacatctctgaaacactgTCAAACAGAAGATCAAAGACCCATCTGTGTtcgagattttgctccaaatcaacACACCATCTTCTAAGGAATTCACGAATCACGCTTTCTGAATTAGAACGGAAAACAGGGAACTGTTCAGaagatacaaaagaaaaagaaccaaaCCGCCATAAAAAAGCCCACATagacggtggcgttggttgaattAGAGGGCTGCCACCCAAGAAACCAGAGAAtggactgctttaggaggtgactgctcagAGCCTATTTGCCATGATTGACAAAAAtctttactttacattatGAGAGatcttttgccgcccatttttttttaggatTAAAATCACCTCCCcaagagggtctcttataaaaacgaaGGTAGGCAAGGAAACaaaggacactcaattcatcaatcaatcaaaaaaaaacaaacaaacaagaaaacaaccaaaagctcacttggatccTAAGAGAAAAACAGCTTTacatcagaattccaaagttcagacttagaaaataagtcttctgaaaaacgagatccctctcgttacaaatttggttcagcaaaagccaagacaaacatagtttgagttttcacaaatatgaaaacctcaacaaattttacagtacagttccagcttgctaaatcctcgagaacagccacttctgtcccttcaaactgaagaagctgcagttctgcctgctcaaaagcctcccaagacttgaagtagattaaagctctgccaaaatcgaactttggtatcgatttatagctGAAGCTAAGCAGTTGAAATTGTTAACAGCACAGTCCAGTacagacatacccagtccagcctggatcagaagtttctacccaggcagaaatgggattccagccatctttttgtctttctagagttgatttctcccttcttaattttgtaaaagacagttctgcctaaagcagtccactttattattgtctattctggccagaacaaccatttgatactgaaataaattatgaaagtcctcacaagtctgaggcaagaaaagaacttacttgtgagatattcctcacccaaattcacaatcatttgttttagaagtcagtaacttggggcgcaagttatccactctgaaaagaagtctgctagaatttacattgctagcagtggcacgctcacacaccaaagaaagctgacttgtcgaccaacaagtggtctccaagccggtggggaacttcgcccttccacctcaggagtaaacacgaaaacgggtgaacagaaGCAAATTCAAGGTTAGTGGCAGACATGCCTATACATCCCAGGCCTCGTGAACCCAACTTGATCCTTTGCATTCCTCTTGCCATTTGCCATCCGTAATTTTGTGTGTTGTCGCTACCTTGGGGCAAGTGGCCTTGTAGCTATAAGGAAAATTGAGAGAGTTCTATAAAGATTGGGAAGGGGCTAGGTGAATGTCAGGTGTTTGTTGGCTATGGGGAGGGAGCCTCATGAACTCTTCGTGtttcaattaataattaaatggtattttaggaatattggtgaatgaatttttcaaaattacatGATGGGTGAGAAATGGGTGGGGAAATAGGACAGCGAGGGTGAAAATAACAGCActctttaaaaattataacatGGTTAAGTTAGTCCAAAAAATTGCATTAAATGTTTTCCCAAGTGGGGGAAAAAAGTTTCCCAAGGTAAGCATGATAAGTTCATCGTACCCATGAGTTGGATATTGTATTGcatttaccaaacatgagaatGCAATTTTATATCCATTCCCAAGCTCATAAAACTTTAAACAAACGAATTCGTGATATACGCATTGTGAGCCAATTAAATTaagattttgaagaaatttggtTTGAATACATTAGTCACTTATCATTTTGTATTACTTCGAGTTGCACAAAGTCGTTGTCCTAAGTCTTCATATCAACATGACACATAATGAGTAAAGGATCAAAGCAACCATTGCAGAAGAAACCCCTTAAGCTTTCACAATGCTAAGCTAAGAGGGACCAACATTTTCCCTCTCTCTTATCTTGCTTGCGTTGTAGCTCAatccttgttttgtttgtctcTTGGTGTGTGAAGTCGGTTTACTAAAATCAAGAACCAAAAAAGCCTTCAAACACTGAAACTACTCTGaagaatttaagaaaaaaacaattcaaCAACACAGAGAAAGACAAACCAATCAAcgtaataaatatttaaactttaaaaagaacccaaaaatttaaatttaaaaaaaggaaaaaaaaaagacgaaaaagtaggagagagagagagagagagagagagagagagagagagagaggcatatAGAGGGGTCCTGGGGATGAGACTTTGAGGAGACAAACCCCTCTGTGCCCCCAAATTTGtcaggaaagagaaaaacaacccaaaacaacaccaaaatcaacaacaacaaaacctttcaaaagaaaaaaagaaaaacagaggaagcAAAAAAACATtagagaggaggagagagtAAAATAGTATtgtcctcttcttcttcttcaataatCAATCCCATGAATCCTCACAAGACAGAAGATCTCTTCCACCATCAtttccatcaccaccaccatgaTCTGGGGCCACCACCTTCCCAGATCATGCAATCTCCGCCGTCGATTTCCCTCAACCCCGACGACGTCGTCCTCGACGACCCCGTCTTCCCCCCTCTCCCCGAAATCGACCTCTTCCgctcatcctcctcctccccttCTCACTCCTCCGACGAAAACGACGACGTCCCAAACCCTAACCCCAACCGCCCCGACCCCAATTCCGACCCGAAATCCCAACCCTTTTACATCTCCCCGGAGCCCCACATCTCGACCCAGTTCTACACCTTCAACCCGGAGTCCCATTCCCTCATGATCAAGTGCCTTCTCGAGGGCCGCCTCGCCAACCCGGCCGAGATCCGGGCCGCCACGCCCCGACCCGTTCTCAAGTCCTGGCGGGTCGTCTGGAAGGACCGCAACGAGGACACCGCTTACGTCACCGCATGGAAGCGCATCCAGGACAAGCTCGCCGCCCATGTCGACCAAAACGGTAACGAATTCTTGTGTTTCAAGAACAACAACCAGCAATTTGTTTCGCACATTAATCAGTGGCAGGACATTGTTATGAGTTTTCATAGCGACACTGACTTGAAACACTTGGCGTTGAAGGAAACCATTGATAGGATTAAGCAGGTTTGGACTGTAGGTGCTAAGTTTTATGGCATTCCTGAGAGTTACATTAGGGTTTGTGTTGCTGCTTGCCCTGTGTGCTCCTCGGAGAATTCAGGCCTCTCCGGGAGGAGCAAAAGGCGGCGTTTTGAGTATACTGAGTCCTTTGATGTGCCTGCTAAAGAGGTGCCCACTAGGCTTCAGCAATTGGCTGCTAAGCATAAGGTGGTGTTGTGTATAAGGCAGAAGTATATTAGGTACAAGCCCTTTATGGCTGAGGTTAAGGACTATGCTTGTCATAGGGCAGGGGAGCCTGCAGCTAAGAAGTCGAAGATTTTGAAGAGGGAGCCCTATGCTTCTAAAAGGTGTGGCTGCGGGTTTCGAATTAGGGCCATTGTTCCAATTGCGAATTACAATGAGAAGGACAAGACTTTTGTGTATCAGGAAGAGGGGATGGCGGTGTTTAAGCTGTATGCTGTGCATTCTGGGCATGAGCCAGGTCCGTTGGATGGGAATGCAAGGATTATGCATCGAGTTGTGGGGCACAAAGGTGGGCTTTTGATGGATCAGGATACTGTGTACGGTGTGAGTGAGGAATTGGACAATGATGGGTTTGGGCTGTTGGGGAAGGACGAAGGGGACATGcagtttttggttttgcagCAGGTGCAGGAATTGAGAGCTGAAGTTGGGCAGTTGGAAGAGAAAATTGTGAAATTGCCGCAAGAGCTTTTGGGTTCAGTGTCTCGGGATTTGTTTGATCTTGTGAATAAAGTTAGACAAATAGGAGAGGAGAGTTCGAAGCCAATGGATTTGCTACCGGACAAGACGCTTGCAGATGATATTTTGGTTGGGGATAATGATTTGGCACATTGGAGTGATCACCATCACGAACGTTTATATGGAGATGGCAAGGACGCTGATTTGATCGAGGATGATGAAGACAGTTTTGGGCGAACTCTTGGGGATGCTGTCCCCTGGGAACAGCTGAGGGCAGACTGTAGGAGTCCGAAGGATCTGATAGGTGACCCTTGCAAGCCAGAAAAGTGGTTGAGATGCAGTGACTTTGATGAGAAGAGCATCCTTAATTGCGAGGATACTAAACTAACCAAGTCCTTAAGACATGATGAGGGTATAGCAGGAGATGTAGGTCTTGTTGGTATTCAGGTTGATAGCTTCTATCAAGGGAGTTCTAAATGGTTTGATTCTCCTTGTGGATTGGACCCAGGTGCAGATTGTGGGGATAGTGCATTCAGGAACGGGGAGATTGTTTAGTCTCTTGAAGAGCTGGTTAAGCCTTTCTAACATAGTTATGGGTGTATATTGTCCCTTTCTCAAGCCGGAAGTGGGTTGTACATGTATGTATACAGAAGATTGGAGCCTCAAACAGACTTGTAGGTTCCTTTACCTTGTGTTGCTTGTAAAGTATAGCCAATTGGGCTTCTCTGCACATAACTTATTCAGAACTATTTGTTAACCATGTTCTGGGCATTCAGAATTTTCAGATTGGTTCGTTTTTACAATGCATATCGGCTTTTGTTGAAATTTCTCTATACCCTGTGTAATCGTTTTTCAACTTCTGTTATAggattttttgctttttgcagTGTGCCTtggctttctcttttttagtGCTTCTTTGTAGTCCCCTAAATTCTGAAAGAACTCTACATACTGCACCTGTATGTTCCACGCATTTAAACACTCTCACTTTGTGCAAGTTTGCTAATTTGTGTGATTTATTATGAAGGTTATACGGCTGTAATTTCCTTGTATCAAATTGTATGGAAGATATAGGTGCTCCCTTCTGTGATGTATCAAGTATACTGATAATTTTGCaactttgtggttttcaaTCCgaaatttcatttattttgtgGAATGGTTTGAATATATTCTGGAACTTGTTTAGTGCTGGAAAGTGGTTCTGCATGGTTCTTGATCATTTAAATggtgttctttttgtttgctgATTTTGTCAGGTATTTACATACATACCTTTTTATTACTCCCTTTGTATGCATCACATATCTGTATCTGCTAATTGCCCCATGGATGATGGCCCTCAGTTTCTGATGGTCCACTGTGCCTCCATATAGGAAATGGGAAATTTAGTGAATCTACCAGGTTACCTATTCTCAAATAGACAAATCATACATGAAAATCTTGCTACGATTGGTAAGAGAGAACTTGAATTTTCTTGCCCCGCCTTTTGTTTGCGAATTGGTTATACAGTGACATTCCATGCATTCCTTATCTGCCTCTGTTCTATGGTTTGCTAGTATATGAGGATTTGAAGATGTTGGTCTTCGAGAGAGTTAAGTGATAGCTGCTTATGAAGAGAGGCTTTTGTCCTAGCTATGATCCTTGAGATTTATAGTGCAAATATTGAGTTCCTATGCAAATAGGTATGTTTATCACTTCTTGTAGGTTCCATATTTGGTTATtatctttcctttttgtcCTGTGTTAGAAATTAGAATGTGGGATTGGCTATACATGCTCTGCCAAGTTACATAGATAACATGTTGGCAACCAGAATGAGTTCGCCTTTGTGGCTTGGCATCTATAGAAAGATGAAACTCTGACTATTAAAATCATCATACATGAATATCTAGAGTAACAGGTTAGCTGTTCTGGGTTTACCAGtaagtttttatttggttAGGGCAAcacttctctgtttttctggGCATGTTGAATGGCAGGTGATTTCATTTGCTACCAGAAATTTTGCCACAATTTGAGTGGACTGGTCTGGACTGGACTGGACTGGGACTATGCTGCCATCATTGTCCtttctataaatatttatttatttggtcaaCAACGGTTTTCTTGGAGGAACTTTGAATACCTTGTTTTTAGCAAAATTTTCAGTGAGCAGGTTAAAGAAAGGTGAAGGTATGTTACTAAtggtaattaaatattagggTGCACATGGGATGAGCTCTGCAACTTCATGCGTTTTGAAATATATCTTTCTTTGTGTATTGATTTGGGCCACCGCGTATGCAAACATGCTAAAGGTTGTAACGGTTGAACAGAGCTCTGCaaaacctttttattttggtaatGTATTTTGTATAGGGCATTGACAGTCCAGGTAGAACCTGCTTTTATGCGTAACTTTTGCTAGCTCAGTCGTCCATTCATGCGTTTCAAATTTGTCTGTCGATGCAGCAGTTTATCGTGTGTCAAATTTGACTGTCAATGAAGCGGTTTACTTGCGTATGTCAAATCTGACTGTTGATGAATTGAGAACCAGCGTGTGTCAAATCTGACTTTTGTTTCAAATTTGACTGTCGATGAAGCGGTTTACTTGCGTATGTCAAATCTGACTGTTAATGAATTGTGAATTGGCGTTTGTCAAATCTGACTGTTGATGGATTGTGAACCCTAGAAGCATCTTGACAATCATATCAATTTAAAGATTGGCATGGATTTATAATCTAATTGATGTCTTGTCATCGACGAAGACAGCTGGGTTTGATGGTTTTGGCCCTTTTTGGGGTTTGACTGACGATGACTTTGAGTTTATGTTGCCAACATTTTATTTAGTCTTGGATGCAGGACTAAGTGTGTGATTTTTATACATGGTGGCCTTGACTTCAAAGCAGGTTGAATTCTAGTTGGTATGAAGAGATATATGCGAAGGTAAATTCCTGTTTCTGTGGATTTGACACTCTGATTCGATCTTCATAGTCAACATTTGAGGTTTGCCTCACTTTTAATGGCTCAATAGGaggatttcaattttttagtCATCAATAAACCtcacatttttatttatcatttcgTTTACAACATAACCCAAAACTCAACAATCCATataacaaaacccaaaaccaagtACATAGATTCTATCCATCCCAATACATAACCCGAAACTAAGTCAATGAATTCTATTCATCCCAATACATAACCCTTTTAAGCATTTGGAGCAGCTTGACTCGTAGCTTGCTCGTAGCTTGACTCGTAAGCAAGTACGAAGAAACTCGAAGGGAGAATCAAAACATATGCTTCTCTTGAGAGTCATAAAGACCTATCTGAGATCCAAAGTTTGGTGAAACACGGTCCTGAAACCAGCTACAACTTCTTCCAATGCTTCGTCAAAGCTTTCCACCACTTTCTTTGGTTTCATATTTTGCCAATTCTGAAGTGGTAGCATGTAGCATGATCTCAAGAAACCAGAAGAAACCCAGTTCACAGGGACCAATTTGCGGCTAACATGTGTGCCAGCTAAATCAATCCCCATGGATGTGATTCCTTCTGCTTATGGTTCTGTTCTCCCTATTCTGGTGAATCACTAATTCGATAATGTCAAGTCCATGCTAGACTCTACAGTTCTAGCATCGTTTTCCCCTTCATCTGGGCCTTCATCATTTTCCCCTTCATCTTGGCCTTCAGAGCGCTGATGAAATACCACCatcatctctctatctctcttaCAGAGAAAACCCAAACATTTAACCAGAAATGAATTAGAACTGGAGATGGCGGAATGCTTGATGTTTaggttatttttatagttGAGCTGCAGGGTTCTAGCAggattattttgaaaataaaaagggttgTTATGTAATTTTCTGGCCAGAGAAAATACTAGGTGCTGTTTGTTGGCAAGTGCATGCATGATCCCGGAATTatcttgctttcttttttggtcggTTATTACCTGCCTACACACCTCAAATtaatattctactttaatctaatttaaattacgagaaaaaatattcaaatttgggTGCAGAATGATGAGCGTATTTACTCTAGCTAACTTGGCTAAGCTCATATCTGCAATTTCATATCCAACTTTAGATATTGTATCCAGTCATCTCAAGTTCAAGTGAAACACTTAGTATCTAATATTTTTGTCATTCCTCcaattaatgcaaacattttttggaattcaaattcatacttttatgttattttgtcCAAATGGGTGTTGAAATTTTAACAACAATTAATATCATATCCAAACATAGATTATCTAGTCATCCCAAATTCAACTGAAATACattatttctcatatttttattattctccAATAAGGTAAAGCTTATTTTGGAAATTCAAATCTATGAGTTTTTAACAGCAACTAATTTCATATCCAACTTTTTACCTTATTTTGGAAATTCAAATATGAGTTTTTAAGAGCAATTCATTTCATATACAACTTAGATATATTGTATCTAGTCattccaatttcaattttaatgcATTGTATATCTAATATTTTATGATTCTTCCAATTAATTTAAAgcttattttataaatttaaatctAAGAGTTTTTAACATCAATTAATTTCATATCCAACATAGATATATTGTATCTGTTAATTCCAAATTCAACTTATATACATTGTAtatctaaaaaatttatgattcTTCCAATCAATTTAAAGCTTATTTTGGAAATTCAAATCTACGAGTTTTTAACATCAATTAATTTCATATCCAACTTAAATATATTGTATCTAGTCATTCTAAATTGAACTTAAATACATTGTTCACTCATACCACCTGAATTAGTAATACCACGTAGTAGTGTGACGATTACACATTAGAATTTCTCCATTCGGACTTACTAACACCTTATATTTTCCCTCAATTAATTGCATATCCAACGTAAGCAAACTATACTTCTCATTTGGAGTTACTTCTCTAGGAAGTACTTCTTCTCATAAACACTTCTAGCAAAAtcgcttttattataaatatgttgaaattttcataagaaatCGAAGTACTTCCTAAAAAAGCACTTAGGAGTGCTTCTATGACCTAGAAGAACTTCTAAACTTTCCCGTCAAACactataagaataagaatagCTTTTGATTGTCATAAAACGCTTTTAGTCTTTTCAAAAGCACTCACAAacagataatatatatagtcactcaaaattcaatccaataatatttatgtttcttCCTAATCCCCTGACCTTGGTCTCATGCTTT
Above is a window of Prunus persica cultivar Lovell chromosome G2, Prunus_persica_NCBIv2, whole genome shotgun sequence DNA encoding:
- the LOC18786731 gene encoding uncharacterized protein LOC18786731, producing MNPHKTEDLFHHHFHHHHHDLGPPPSQIMQSPPSISLNPDDVVLDDPVFPPLPEIDLFRSSSSSPSHSSDENDDVPNPNPNRPDPNSDPKSQPFYISPEPHISTQFYTFNPESHSLMIKCLLEGRLANPAEIRAATPRPVLKSWRVVWKDRNEDTAYVTAWKRIQDKLAAHVDQNGNEFLCFKNNNQQFVSHINQWQDIVMSFHSDTDLKHLALKETIDRIKQVWTVGAKFYGIPESYIRVCVAACPVCSSENSGLSGRSKRRRFEYTESFDVPAKEVPTRLQQLAAKHKVVLCIRQKYIRYKPFMAEVKDYACHRAGEPAAKKSKILKREPYASKRCGCGFRIRAIVPIANYNEKDKTFVYQEEGMAVFKLYAVHSGHEPGPLDGNARIMHRVVGHKGGLLMDQDTVYGVSEELDNDGFGLLGKDEGDMQFLVLQQVQELRAEVGQLEEKIVKLPQELLGSVSRDLFDLVNKVRQIGEESSKPMDLLPDKTLADDILVGDNDLAHWSDHHHERLYGDGKDADLIEDDEDSFGRTLGDAVPWEQLRADCRSPKDLIGDPCKPEKWLRCSDFDEKSILNCEDTKLTKSLRHDEGIAGDVGLVGIQVDSFYQGSSKWFDSPCGLDPGADCGDSAFRNGEIV